The proteins below come from a single Paraburkholderia flagellata genomic window:
- a CDS encoding DUF3443 family protein — MKKLFQLGSALGLAFALAACGGGGGGNGGSSDNSQSSPAPQSNPQQPTQSTTANTVPVTVNSQSFYFNSPRVSVTVCQSGTSNCATIPNIIVDTGSIGLRLFKSALPATLALTPEVNSATHDPVGECAVFASGPAWGPLATADIQMAGERASAVPIQLIDATFASAPASCANQGALQTADIQKANGILGVANFLQDSGAYFDCSGSSCNAYGVSAAQKVVNPVSKFATDNNGIVLSFPGLATGLSAEAVGTLTFGINTQADNADSNVSMSAGVSNGMSTTVSGKSTMAIIDSGSGVDYLGSASMPTCPLVGYTWYCPSSTMSFSAAFTGGTGNALNVAYAVANAQAVLTSPAVNGAYAIANLAVQEDLLGEPTLDLGMSYLYGHTLFLQFPDSTGVSKIGVANI; from the coding sequence ATGAAAAAGCTCTTTCAGTTGGGCTCCGCACTGGGTCTGGCATTTGCCCTGGCAGCCTGCGGTGGTGGCGGCGGTGGCAACGGTGGCAGCAGCGACAACTCGCAGTCGTCGCCGGCGCCGCAGAGCAACCCGCAACAACCCACGCAGTCCACCACGGCCAATACCGTACCGGTAACCGTCAACTCGCAGAGTTTCTACTTCAACTCTCCGCGCGTGTCGGTAACGGTCTGCCAGTCGGGGACCAGCAACTGCGCGACGATTCCGAACATCATCGTCGACACCGGCTCGATCGGGCTTCGCCTGTTCAAGTCGGCCCTGCCGGCCACGTTGGCGCTCACGCCGGAAGTCAATTCGGCAACCCATGATCCTGTGGGTGAGTGCGCCGTTTTTGCCTCAGGCCCTGCCTGGGGTCCGTTGGCGACTGCGGACATCCAGATGGCCGGTGAGCGCGCAAGCGCTGTGCCGATCCAGCTGATCGATGCGACGTTTGCGTCCGCGCCGGCATCGTGTGCCAACCAGGGTGCGCTGCAGACCGCCGACATTCAGAAAGCCAATGGCATTCTGGGGGTGGCGAACTTCCTGCAGGACTCGGGTGCGTACTTCGACTGTTCCGGCTCAAGCTGCAACGCCTACGGTGTGTCGGCTGCGCAGAAGGTCGTCAATCCGGTTTCGAAGTTTGCTACCGACAACAACGGTATCGTCCTTTCGTTCCCGGGGCTGGCAACCGGCCTCTCTGCAGAGGCTGTGGGCACGCTGACCTTCGGCATCAACACGCAGGCCGACAATGCTGACAGCAATGTGAGCATGTCTGCGGGCGTCAGCAACGGGATGAGCACGACGGTCAGCGGCAAGAGCACGATGGCGATCATCGATAGCGGGTCGGGTGTCGACTATCTCGGCAGCGCTTCGATGCCGACCTGTCCGCTGGTTGGCTACACGTGGTATTGCCCGAGCAGCACGATGTCGTTTTCGGCAGCGTTCACTGGCGGTACGGGCAATGCGCTGAACGTGGCGTATGCCGTTGCCAATGCGCAGGCGGTGCTCACCTCGCCGGCTGTCAACGGCGCGTATGCGATCGCGAATCTCGCAGTGCAGGAAGATCTGCTCGGCGAGCCGACGCTGGATCTGGGCATGTCGTATCTGTATGGACATACGCTGTTCCTTCAGTTCCCGGACAGCACTGGCGTCTCAAAGATTGGCGTGGCAAACATTTAA
- a CDS encoding DUF2844 domain-containing protein gives MKKFAVVTAVAHIAVRLLTPIALVGASLTAHATLGSYPLSGADAHVSASQRVAPVLAAAPSQAAVANTAAYTVNNLTLDSGTTVKEYVSSATNLVFAVVWYGPEMPDLKEILGSSFDTYVSAPAGSSGVKFQDLASRTVSANGVVVHSHGVPGRFQGYAYIPAAFPQGVTLQGLRQGQ, from the coding sequence ATGAAGAAATTTGCAGTTGTCACGGCTGTTGCTCATATTGCGGTCCGTTTGTTGACCCCGATCGCTCTTGTGGGCGCAAGCCTCACCGCGCACGCGACGCTGGGCAGCTATCCGCTCAGCGGTGCTGATGCTCATGTGAGCGCGTCCCAACGAGTCGCTCCGGTACTGGCAGCCGCGCCCTCACAGGCGGCGGTGGCGAATACTGCGGCCTACACGGTGAATAACCTGACGCTGGATTCGGGCACCACGGTGAAGGAGTACGTCTCGAGTGCGACGAACCTGGTGTTCGCTGTGGTCTGGTACGGACCAGAGATGCCGGACCTGAAGGAGATTCTCGGCAGCTCGTTTGATACCTACGTATCGGCTCCGGCTGGTTCTTCAGGTGTGAAGTTCCAGGATCTGGCATCACGGACAGTTTCGGCAAACGGCGTCGTCGTGCATTCGCACGGTGTGCCGGGTCGCTTCCAGGGCTATGCGTACATCCCGGCCGCGTTCCCGCAGGGCGTCACGCTGCAGGGCTTGCGTCAGGGGCAATAG
- a CDS encoding FMN-dependent NADH-azoreductase → MSKYLFIQSSVRGADSASGQLAAHLKKQLGAVSGNEILERDLGSNPLPVLDAALLGTLFTPADALNPAQKTQAALVSTLIEELKAADTVVLSAGMYNFAAPVQLKTWFDYVLQAGRTFHYTATGPEGLVKGKRAILLVATGGVYSEGPAAAADFMVPHLKQLLAFVGITDVSVIRAEGMALGNDAAKAGLEKALAEIETL, encoded by the coding sequence ATGTCGAAATACCTGTTCATCCAGAGCAGCGTCCGTGGCGCTGATTCTGCCTCGGGTCAGCTTGCCGCTCACCTCAAGAAACAGCTGGGTGCCGTTTCGGGAAACGAGATCCTCGAACGCGACCTGGGCAGCAACCCTCTGCCAGTCCTGGATGCTGCGTTATTGGGGACCCTGTTTACCCCCGCCGATGCACTAAACCCAGCACAAAAGACTCAGGCGGCCCTCGTCTCGACCCTCATTGAAGAACTCAAGGCTGCCGACACCGTTGTCTTGTCCGCGGGAATGTACAACTTTGCTGCACCAGTCCAGTTGAAAACGTGGTTCGACTATGTGCTTCAAGCCGGCCGCACCTTTCACTACACGGCTACGGGACCCGAGGGTCTGGTGAAAGGTAAGCGTGCCATCCTTCTGGTTGCCACGGGCGGCGTCTACAGCGAAGGGCCGGCTGCAGCGGCCGATTTCATGGTCCCGCATCTGAAGCAATTGCTGGCCTTCGTCGGTATCACGGACGTATCAGTGATTCGTGCTGAAGGCATGGCACTTGGAAACGATGCAGCCAAAGCCGGGCTGGAAAAAGCACTCGCGGAAATCGAGACACTGTAA
- a CDS encoding acyl-CoA dehydrogenase family protein, which translates to MNFNLPDDLVAYLAELDNFIAAEVAPLQAQDDNERFFDHRREWARTDFENGGLPRHEWEALLAKVRHRADLAGHLRSALPREFGGKDCGNLWMAVIREHLAAKGLGLHNDLQNEHSIVANNPFVLVIRDFGTPHQRHELTPGILDERIKLAFGLTEPDHGSDATHMETRAVPESRGGRPGWRIDGEKMWTTGMHVATHCLTFARTSGNDGDAAGISAFLVPAQADGVKIEEYLWTFNMPTDHPRVSFTNVWVSEDALLGPLDGGLSVAQHFVHENRIRQAASSLGAADYCIRESVKYARTRKPFGQELARNQGIQFPLVELATQVEMLRLLIRKTAWEMDQMPKPEVERRLSDKVAMCNFWANRLCCEAADTAMQVHGGIGYSRHKPFEHIYRHHRRYRITEGAEEIQKRKVAGFLFAYMGPSKEMHR; encoded by the coding sequence ATGAACTTCAATCTACCTGACGATCTTGTAGCCTACCTGGCAGAACTGGATAATTTTATCGCGGCGGAAGTTGCACCACTGCAGGCGCAAGACGACAACGAGCGGTTCTTCGATCACCGCCGCGAATGGGCTCGCACTGACTTCGAGAACGGCGGGTTGCCGCGCCACGAATGGGAAGCGCTGCTGGCGAAAGTGCGACACCGTGCTGATCTGGCAGGGCATCTTCGCTCAGCGCTTCCGCGCGAGTTCGGTGGAAAGGATTGCGGCAATCTCTGGATGGCTGTCATTCGCGAGCATCTGGCGGCAAAAGGTCTTGGCTTGCACAATGACCTGCAAAATGAGCATTCCATAGTTGCTAACAATCCCTTTGTTCTTGTCATTCGCGACTTTGGCACTCCTCATCAACGGCATGAACTGACACCGGGAATTCTCGACGAACGAATCAAGCTTGCCTTCGGACTCACGGAACCCGATCACGGCTCGGACGCCACGCACATGGAAACGCGCGCGGTGCCGGAGAGCCGCGGCGGCAGACCCGGCTGGCGGATCGACGGCGAAAAAATGTGGACGACGGGCATGCATGTGGCGACGCATTGCCTGACTTTCGCTCGCACCAGCGGTAACGATGGTGATGCTGCGGGGATCAGCGCGTTTCTCGTTCCCGCGCAAGCCGACGGCGTAAAGATCGAGGAGTATCTGTGGACCTTCAACATGCCCACGGATCATCCGCGGGTGAGCTTCACGAACGTCTGGGTGTCAGAGGACGCGTTGCTCGGTCCGCTTGACGGCGGACTTTCGGTGGCACAACACTTCGTGCATGAGAATCGGATCCGCCAGGCCGCGTCGAGTTTGGGCGCTGCGGACTACTGCATCCGCGAAAGCGTGAAATATGCACGTACCCGAAAGCCGTTCGGGCAGGAGCTTGCGCGGAACCAGGGAATACAGTTCCCATTGGTCGAGCTTGCTACTCAGGTGGAGATGCTGAGGCTTCTAATTCGCAAGACGGCGTGGGAGATGGATCAAATGCCGAAGCCCGAAGTCGAACGCCGCTTGTCCGACAAAGTCGCCATGTGCAACTTCTGGGCGAATCGACTTTGTTGTGAGGCAGCGGATACGGCGATGCAAGTGCACGGTGGTATCGGATATTCACGGCACAAGCCTTTTGAGCATATCTATCGCCATCACCGTCGCTACCGCATCACGGAAGGCGCCGAAGAAATCCAGAAGCGCAAGGTGGCGGGCTTTCTCTTCGCCTATATGGGTCCGAGCAAAGAAATGCATCGGTAA
- a CDS encoding DUF6285 domain-containing protein, which translates to MLNSPNAAQLLEAVSDFLRHEALPTLSGAIAYKTRVAAGAIDIVRRELAHTPGAQRAELQALHAITGRGDNRLEALYRTLCERIADDSMDLSTPGLAPFLWQLTLDKLAIDQPEYDTYRKVISDKKMET; encoded by the coding sequence ATGCTGAACTCACCTAATGCTGCGCAGTTGCTGGAGGCCGTATCCGACTTCCTGCGTCACGAAGCCCTGCCGACGCTATCGGGCGCTATAGCCTACAAGACGCGGGTGGCGGCAGGTGCCATCGACATTGTTCGCCGGGAGCTTGCCCATACACCAGGCGCGCAGCGCGCCGAATTGCAGGCGCTGCACGCCATCACCGGTCGTGGTGATAACCGGCTGGAGGCGTTGTATCGAACGCTATGCGAGCGTATTGCCGACGACAGTATGGACCTGTCCACACCGGGTCTCGCTCCATTCCTTTGGCAATTAACTCTCGACAAGCTGGCCATCGACCAGCCCGAGTACGACACGTACCGTAAGGTCATTTCCGACAAAAAGATGGAAACCTGA